A DNA window from Stenotrophomonas sp. 57 contains the following coding sequences:
- a CDS encoding YceI family protein, with the protein MRPCLALLPMLLATAPAWADADTYRIDPVHTRVLFSIDHAGYSQAMGTVSGSEGRLQFDPDNWRGATLDVSVPVSRLDLGDAKWNEATLARSLLDGERFPNARFVSSRVEPIDARRAHVIGTLTLRGVSQEVTLEVTLNAIKRYPLPPFRRTAGFSASTTLSRRAFGITAWPGVIGDAVQLRIEAEATLDRSDAPGTPAPVPHSDPKTAR; encoded by the coding sequence ATGCGTCCCTGCCTGGCCCTGCTGCCGATGCTGCTCGCCACCGCCCCTGCCTGGGCGGACGCCGATACCTATCGCATCGATCCGGTGCACACGCGGGTGCTGTTCAGCATCGACCATGCCGGCTATTCGCAGGCCATGGGGACGGTTTCCGGCAGCGAGGGCCGCTTGCAGTTCGATCCCGACAACTGGCGCGGCGCCACACTGGACGTCAGCGTACCGGTGTCGCGACTGGACCTGGGCGATGCAAAGTGGAACGAGGCCACCCTGGCCCGCAGCCTCCTGGACGGCGAGCGCTTCCCCAACGCGCGCTTCGTCTCCAGCCGGGTCGAACCGATCGATGCCAGGCGCGCGCACGTGATCGGCACGCTGACCCTGCGCGGGGTCAGCCAGGAGGTCACGCTGGAGGTGACCCTCAATGCCATCAAGCGCTACCCGCTCCCACCGTTCCGACGCACCGCCGGTTTTTCCGCCAGCACCACGCTGAGCCGGCGCGCGTTCGGCATCACCGCCTGGCCGGGCGTCATCGGTGATGCAGTACAGCTGAGGATCGAGGCTGAAGCCACCCTCGACCGCAGCGACGCCCCGGGAACTCCCGCTCCCGTTCCGCACTCCGACCCCAAGACGGCCCGCTAG
- a CDS encoding cytochrome b → MTAKNTPAAWGSVSQILHWLIALLILALGVVGLTMGELPKTPKYFWVYTAHKSIGITVLALVLFRLGWRLYAGAPKPVPGVPSWQERIASATHVLLYVLMFAIPLSGWLYDSASGLRPFRWFGLVDVPKLSGPDPQVVAVSHAIHEYGFWLLIAVVLAHAGAAFYHHLFQRDATLSRMLPRGWLASPQKD, encoded by the coding sequence ATGACCGCCAAGAACACCCCCGCCGCCTGGGGGAGTGTCAGCCAGATCCTGCATTGGTTGATCGCACTGCTGATCCTCGCCCTGGGCGTGGTCGGCCTGACCATGGGTGAACTGCCCAAGACCCCGAAGTACTTCTGGGTCTACACCGCCCACAAGTCGATCGGCATCACCGTGCTGGCGCTGGTGCTGTTCCGCCTCGGCTGGCGCCTGTATGCCGGCGCGCCGAAGCCGGTGCCGGGCGTGCCCAGCTGGCAGGAACGCATCGCCAGTGCCACCCACGTGCTGCTGTATGTGCTGATGTTCGCCATCCCGCTGTCGGGCTGGCTGTACGACTCGGCCAGTGGCCTGCGCCCGTTCCGCTGGTTCGGCCTGGTCGACGTGCCCAAGCTGAGCGGCCCCGATCCGCAGGTGGTGGCGGTATCGCATGCCATCCACGAATACGGCTTCTGGCTGTTGATCGCGGTGGTGCTGGCCCATGCCGGCGCTGCCTTCTACCACCACCTCTTCCAGCGCGATGCGACGTTGTCCCGCATGTTGCCGCGCGGCTGGCTCGCCTCCCCTCAGAAGGACTGA
- a CDS encoding YceI family protein — protein MNLKLTTPAAVAAALSGMLATAPVLAADYAQAPGAGSILVFATKYDGEVFTGSFPGFATKLSFDPANPAAGSLDVVIPLAGAKSGNSDRDSTLQGADFFNVGKFATARYTAKGFRAVGNDQFAADGTLELRGVSKPVTLTFTWKPGTQPVLTGKATVKRLDFGVGGGDWADTKTIPDETAISTIVKFDAK, from the coding sequence ATGAACCTGAAACTGACCACTCCGGCCGCCGTGGCCGCCGCCCTGTCCGGCATGCTGGCCACCGCCCCGGTGCTCGCCGCCGACTATGCGCAGGCCCCCGGCGCGGGCTCGATCCTGGTGTTCGCCACCAAGTACGACGGCGAAGTGTTCACCGGCAGCTTCCCGGGCTTTGCCACCAAGCTCAGCTTCGACCCGGCCAATCCGGCCGCTGGTTCGTTGGACGTGGTGATCCCGCTTGCAGGCGCCAAGAGCGGCAACAGCGACCGTGACTCGACCTTGCAGGGTGCCGACTTCTTCAACGTCGGCAAGTTCGCCACCGCGCGTTACACCGCAAAGGGTTTCCGCGCGGTGGGCAATGACCAGTTCGCCGCCGATGGCACCCTGGAACTGCGTGGCGTCAGCAAGCCGGTCACCCTCACCTTCACCTGGAAGCCGGGCACCCAGCCGGTGCTGACCGGCAAGGCCACGGTCAAGCGCCTGGACTTCGGCGTCGGCGGCGGCGACTGGGCCGACACCAAGACCATCCCGGACGAAACCGCGATCAGCACGATCGTGAAGTTTGACGCGAAATGA
- a CDS encoding glutaredoxin family protein, which translates to MLTLFQRDDCHLCDMALAELAKARAPEFESVFLDDQPALEARYGARVPVLRDEAGGRELDWPFDAARVRAWLAAG; encoded by the coding sequence GTGTTGACCCTGTTCCAGCGCGACGACTGCCATCTGTGTGACATGGCCCTGGCCGAGCTGGCCAAGGCGCGGGCACCGGAGTTCGAATCGGTGTTCCTGGATGACCAGCCGGCGCTGGAAGCACGCTATGGCGCCCGCGTGCCGGTGTTGCGCGACGAGGCAGGCGGCCGCGAACTGGACTGGCCGTTCGACGCGGCCCGCGTGCGGGCCTGGCTGGCCGCGGGTTGA
- a CDS encoding L-serine ammonia-lyase produces MAVSTFDVFKIGIGPSSSHTVGPMKAAERFIHRWLLDPGRLYEVARIRADVYGSLALTGRGHGTDKAILLGLEGQRPNLIDPDIIPATLERIRSSKRIQLMGQHEIAFDEKRDLGMNKRQKLPYHTNGMRFTAYNAEDEVIATRDYYSVGGGFVVNQDDAADDRIVPDETPLPYPFKSGDELLAQTARSGLSIAQLMFENEKCWRSEDEIRANLREIWSAMQSCVARGIREEGVLPGGLKVGRRAPALYRELSSKPEAAMRDPLTTLDWVNLYALAVNEENAAGGRVVTAPTNGAAGVLPAVLHYFDRFCPGANEQRVFDFLLTSAAIGILYKENASISGAEVGCQGEVGVACSMAAGGLVAALGGNPSQIENAAEIGMEHNLGLTCDPIGGLVQIPCIERNAMGAVKAINASRMAMRGDGKHKVSLDKVIKTMRDTGRDMQDKYKETSRGGLAVNVIEC; encoded by the coding sequence ATGGCTGTCAGCACGTTCGACGTTTTCAAGATCGGCATTGGCCCGAGCTCCTCGCACACCGTCGGGCCGATGAAGGCCGCCGAGCGATTCATCCACCGCTGGCTGCTCGACCCGGGTCGCCTGTACGAGGTCGCGCGCATCCGCGCCGATGTCTATGGCTCGCTGGCGCTGACCGGCCGCGGCCATGGCACCGACAAGGCGATCCTGCTGGGCCTGGAAGGCCAGCGGCCCAACCTGATCGACCCGGACATCATCCCGGCCACGCTGGAGCGCATCCGCAGCAGCAAGCGCATCCAGCTGATGGGCCAGCACGAGATCGCCTTCGACGAGAAGCGCGACCTGGGCATGAACAAGCGCCAGAAGCTGCCGTACCACACCAATGGCATGCGCTTCACCGCGTACAACGCCGAGGACGAAGTGATCGCCACCCGCGATTACTACTCCGTCGGTGGTGGCTTCGTGGTCAACCAGGACGACGCGGCCGATGACCGCATCGTGCCCGACGAGACCCCGCTGCCCTATCCGTTCAAGAGCGGCGACGAGCTGCTGGCGCAGACCGCGCGCAGCGGCCTGAGCATCGCCCAGCTGATGTTCGAGAACGAGAAGTGCTGGCGCAGCGAAGACGAGATCCGCGCCAACCTGCGCGAGATCTGGAGCGCCATGCAGTCGTGCGTGGCACGGGGCATCCGCGAGGAAGGCGTGCTGCCGGGTGGCCTGAAGGTGGGCCGCCGCGCGCCGGCGCTGTACCGCGAGCTGTCATCGAAGCCGGAAGCGGCGATGCGCGATCCGCTGACCACGCTGGACTGGGTCAACCTCTATGCGCTGGCGGTGAACGAGGAAAACGCCGCCGGTGGTCGCGTGGTCACCGCGCCGACCAACGGTGCGGCCGGCGTGCTGCCGGCGGTGCTGCACTACTTCGATCGCTTCTGCCCGGGTGCGAACGAGCAGCGCGTGTTCGACTTCCTGCTGACCTCGGCAGCGATCGGCATCCTCTACAAGGAGAACGCCTCGATCTCCGGCGCCGAAGTGGGCTGCCAGGGTGAAGTGGGCGTGGCCTGCTCGATGGCGGCCGGCGGCCTGGTCGCCGCGCTGGGCGGCAACCCCAGCCAGATCGAGAACGCCGCGGAAATCGGCATGGAGCACAACCTCGGCCTGACCTGCGACCCGATCGGAGGCCTGGTGCAGATTCCGTGCATCGAGCGCAATGCGATGGGCGCGGTGAAGGCGATCAACGCCTCGCGCATGGCCATGCGTGGCGACGGCAAGCACAAGGTGTCGCTGGACAAGGTGATCAAGACCATGCGCGATACCGGCCGTGACATGCAGGACAAGTACAAGGAAACCAGCCGTGGTGGCCTGGCGGTGAACGTCATCGAGTGCTGA
- a CDS encoding alpha/beta hydrolase codes for MRVIAAALLACLPLSALAAPTYGPRLEGFDYGYPVKTFALESQRQSLEMAYLDIAPKKAPAGVVVLLHGKNFCAATWKESIKPLIAAGYRVIAPDQVGFCKSSKPERYQYTFAQLAANTHALLQQLQLGDVPVHLVGHSMGGMLAVRYALMYPQDLRSLSLVNPIGLEDWKALGVPWRSVDTWYAGELNISYDSIRRYQLEVYYDGKWKPAYEPWARMQSGMYEGPGKQAVAWSQALASDMVFNQPVVYELKNVQVPTTLFIGQKDRTAIGRDLAPPTVKATLGNYPVLGKAAAAAIPGATLVEFAELGHSPQVQDPKQFNAALLKALKAH; via the coding sequence ATGCGCGTGATCGCCGCCGCCCTGCTTGCCTGCCTTCCGCTGTCCGCCCTCGCCGCGCCCACCTATGGGCCACGCCTGGAGGGCTTCGACTACGGCTATCCGGTGAAGACCTTCGCACTGGAGTCGCAGCGGCAGTCGCTGGAAATGGCCTACCTGGATATCGCGCCGAAAAAGGCACCGGCCGGCGTCGTGGTGCTTCTGCATGGCAAGAACTTCTGTGCGGCCACCTGGAAGGAATCGATCAAGCCACTGATCGCCGCCGGCTACCGGGTGATTGCCCCGGACCAGGTGGGCTTCTGCAAGTCCAGCAAGCCCGAGCGCTACCAGTACACGTTCGCGCAGCTGGCCGCCAACACCCATGCGTTGCTGCAGCAGCTGCAGCTGGGTGATGTGCCGGTGCACCTGGTCGGCCACTCGATGGGCGGCATGCTGGCGGTGCGCTACGCGCTGATGTACCCGCAGGACCTGCGCAGCCTGTCGCTGGTCAACCCGATCGGACTGGAAGACTGGAAAGCGCTGGGTGTGCCATGGCGCAGCGTGGATACGTGGTATGCCGGCGAGTTGAACATCAGCTATGACAGCATCCGGCGCTACCAGCTGGAGGTGTACTACGATGGCAAATGGAAGCCAGCCTACGAGCCGTGGGCACGCATGCAGTCAGGCATGTACGAAGGCCCAGGCAAACAGGCCGTTGCGTGGAGCCAGGCACTGGCCTCGGACATGGTGTTCAACCAGCCGGTGGTCTACGAACTCAAGAACGTGCAGGTACCGACCACGTTGTTCATCGGCCAGAAGGACCGCACTGCGATCGGCCGGGACCTGGCGCCGCCGACGGTGAAGGCGACGCTGGGCAATTACCCGGTGCTCGGCAAGGCCGCAGCGGCCGCCATTCCCGGCGCAACGCTGGTCGAGTTCGCCGAACTGGGCCATTCGCCGCAGGTGCAGGACCCGAAGCAGTTCAATGCCGCGTTGCTGAAGGCATTGAAGGCGCATTGA
- a CDS encoding homoserine dehydrogenase, with product MSALAADIPALGVGRLALLGTGTVGSAFVQRYQALRARGLELPSVQWLANSRTALEIDRDLALPLELARRAPRDGQSSPPWASAEGLERGDVVVDATASEDVAARHVQWLARGVHVVTANKLGRGAQLARAQAIAESCADSGARYGDSATVGAGLPLLSSLRALVAGGDHIHAIEGVLSGSLAWLFHRYDGQSPFSAAVREALAAGYTEPDPRLDLSGEDVRRKLLILARSSGLALDAAQVQVDSLVPAALAALPLEEAVGALEQLDAPLQARWQQARDNGHVLRFVGRVDGEGAQVGLRELPANHPLAQGAGTDNRVAIHSDRYQRQPLLIQGPGAGAEVTAAALLDDVLRIVG from the coding sequence ATGAGCGCGCTCGCCGCTGACATTCCTGCGCTGGGCGTGGGACGCCTGGCGCTGCTCGGTACTGGCACGGTCGGCTCGGCCTTCGTGCAGCGTTACCAGGCATTGCGGGCGCGCGGGCTGGAACTGCCCAGCGTGCAGTGGCTGGCCAATTCACGCACTGCGCTGGAGATCGATCGTGATCTGGCGTTGCCGCTGGAGCTGGCACGGCGTGCACCACGCGATGGCCAGAGTTCGCCGCCGTGGGCGAGTGCCGAAGGACTGGAGCGTGGCGACGTGGTGGTCGACGCCACCGCCAGCGAGGACGTGGCCGCGCGCCACGTGCAGTGGCTGGCGCGCGGCGTGCACGTGGTGACCGCCAACAAGCTGGGCCGTGGTGCGCAGCTGGCACGCGCGCAGGCGATTGCCGAAAGTTGCGCCGACAGTGGCGCGCGTTATGGCGACAGCGCGACGGTGGGCGCGGGCCTGCCGCTGTTGAGCAGCCTGCGTGCACTGGTGGCCGGGGGCGATCACATCCATGCCATCGAGGGTGTGCTGTCCGGTTCATTGGCATGGCTGTTCCATCGTTACGACGGCCAGTCGCCGTTCTCGGCGGCGGTGCGCGAGGCGCTGGCAGCCGGCTACACCGAGCCCGATCCGCGCCTGGACCTGTCCGGCGAAGACGTGCGGCGCAAGCTGCTGATCCTGGCGCGCAGCAGCGGGCTGGCGCTGGATGCCGCGCAGGTGCAGGTGGATTCGCTGGTACCCGCGGCGCTGGCAGCATTGCCGCTGGAGGAAGCGGTGGGCGCGCTGGAACAGCTGGATGCGCCGCTGCAGGCACGTTGGCAGCAGGCGCGCGACAACGGCCACGTGCTGCGTTTCGTTGGTCGTGTCGATGGCGAGGGTGCGCAGGTGGGCCTGCGCGAGCTGCCGGCCAATCATCCGCTGGCACAGGGCGCAGGCACCGACAACCGCGTGGCCATCCACAGTGATCGCTATCAGCGCCAGCCGTTGTTGATCCAGGGCCCGGGTGCGGGCGCTGAGGTGACTGCGGCTGCGTTGCTGGATGACGTGCTGCGGATCGTGGGATGA
- a CDS encoding O-succinylhomoserine (thiol)-lyase translates to MSLHANEPSCSRTTAAVRAGIDRDTAHGAVTPPIVLSSNFSFAGFGNKRQYDYTRSGNPTRDLLGEALAELEGGAGGVITATGMGAINLVLNALLQPGDTLVVPHDAYGGSWRLFNALAKKGHFELVTADLTDPRALAQALATQPKLVLVETPSNPLLRITDLRFVIDAAHKAGALVVVDNTFLSPALQQPLSFGADLVLHSTTKYINGHSDVVGGAVVARDPAVHEQLVWWGNALGLTGSPFDAFLTLRGLRTLDARLRVHQENTASIVALLDQHPAVGRVHYPGLVDHPGHAIAARQQSGFGAMLSFELADCEGDDPYAAVRAFVDGLRCFTLAESLGGVESLVAHPATMTHAAMTAEARAAAGISEGLLRLSVGIEAERDLLADLGAALQRAEAVIDAAARRKQVVDA, encoded by the coding sequence ATGAGCCTGCACGCCAACGAGCCGTCCTGTAGCCGCACCACTGCCGCCGTCCGTGCCGGCATCGATCGCGACACCGCGCATGGCGCGGTCACGCCGCCGATCGTGCTGTCGTCGAACTTCAGCTTCGCAGGCTTCGGCAACAAGCGCCAGTACGACTACACACGCAGTGGCAACCCTACCCGCGACCTGCTGGGTGAAGCGCTGGCCGAGCTGGAAGGCGGCGCGGGTGGCGTGATCACCGCCACCGGCATGGGTGCGATCAACCTGGTGCTGAACGCACTGCTGCAACCGGGCGATACCCTGGTGGTGCCGCACGATGCCTATGGTGGCAGCTGGCGCCTGTTCAATGCGCTGGCAAAGAAGGGCCACTTCGAACTGGTCACCGCCGACCTGACCGATCCGCGCGCGCTGGCGCAGGCGCTGGCCACCCAGCCGAAGCTGGTGCTGGTGGAAACCCCGTCCAACCCGCTGCTGCGCATCACCGACCTGCGCTTTGTCATCGATGCCGCGCACAAGGCCGGTGCCCTGGTGGTGGTCGACAACACCTTCCTGTCGCCGGCCCTGCAGCAACCGCTGTCGTTCGGTGCGGATCTGGTGCTGCATTCCACCACCAAGTACATCAACGGCCACAGCGATGTGGTGGGCGGCGCGGTAGTCGCGCGCGATCCGGCAGTGCACGAGCAGCTGGTGTGGTGGGGCAACGCGCTGGGCCTGACGGGTTCGCCGTTCGATGCCTTCCTGACCCTGCGCGGCCTGCGCACGCTGGATGCGCGCCTGCGCGTGCACCAGGAGAACACCGCGTCGATCGTTGCGTTGCTGGACCAGCATCCGGCGGTCGGCCGCGTCCATTATCCGGGTCTGGTCGATCACCCGGGCCACGCCATCGCTGCCCGCCAGCAGAGTGGTTTCGGCGCGATGCTGTCGTTCGAGCTGGCTGACTGCGAAGGCGACGATCCGTATGCCGCAGTGCGTGCCTTTGTCGATGGCCTGCGCTGTTTCACCCTGGCCGAATCGCTGGGCGGCGTCGAAAGCCTCGTCGCGCATCCGGCCACCATGACCCATGCGGCGATGACGGCCGAAGCGCGTGCCGCCGCCGGCATCAGCGAAGGCCTGCTGCGCCTGTCGGTGGGCATCGAGGCCGAGCGTGACCTGCTGGCCGATCTGGGCGCCGCGCTGCAGCGCGCCGAAGCGGTGATTGATGCGGCTGCGCGCCGCAAACAGGTGGTGGATGCATGA
- a CDS encoding homoserine O-succinyltransferase — MSFAASTAVRPEPFVPVSVPVEDRVHAERGEFAAVLSMRHAGPSPVRLRYEWVGPANAPVVVLAGGISAHRHVASNAQFSEKGWAEELVGSGRTLDPQQLRVLAFDFIGADGALDVPIDTADQADALALLLDHLGIRTLKAFVGYSYGALVGQQFAIRHRARVRQLVLASGAHRPHPYAAAWRALQRRAVALGQLQCGEDHGLALARQFAMLSYRTPEEFGERFDAAPEVINGRVRVAAEDYLDAAGAQYVARTPVTAYLRLSESIDLHRVDPAAILPPTVVVAVEGDRLVPLADLVGLVEGLGPRGSLRVLRSPYGHDAFLKEADRIDAILATAFRTSGESA; from the coding sequence ATGAGCTTCGCCGCCAGTACTGCCGTTCGCCCCGAACCCTTTGTCCCCGTCAGCGTGCCGGTCGAAGACCGTGTGCATGCCGAGCGCGGTGAGTTCGCCGCGGTGCTGTCGATGCGTCATGCCGGCCCCAGCCCGGTGCGCCTGCGCTATGAGTGGGTCGGCCCGGCCAACGCGCCGGTGGTGGTGCTGGCCGGCGGCATCTCCGCGCATCGCCATGTGGCCTCCAACGCACAGTTCAGCGAGAAGGGCTGGGCCGAAGAGCTGGTCGGCAGTGGCCGCACGCTGGATCCGCAGCAGCTGCGCGTGCTGGCGTTCGATTTCATCGGCGCCGACGGTGCGCTGGACGTGCCGATCGATACCGCCGACCAGGCCGATGCGCTGGCACTGCTGCTGGATCATCTGGGCATCCGCACGCTGAAGGCCTTCGTCGGCTATTCGTATGGCGCCCTGGTCGGCCAGCAGTTCGCGATCCGTCATCGTGCCCGCGTGCGCCAGCTGGTGCTGGCCAGCGGTGCACACCGACCGCACCCGTATGCCGCCGCCTGGCGCGCCCTGCAGCGCCGCGCCGTCGCGCTGGGCCAGCTGCAGTGCGGTGAAGACCATGGCCTGGCGCTGGCCCGGCAGTTCGCCATGCTCAGCTACCGCACTCCGGAAGAGTTCGGCGAGCGCTTCGACGCCGCGCCGGAAGTGATCAACGGCCGCGTGCGCGTGGCCGCCGAAGACTATCTCGACGCCGCCGGCGCGCAGTACGTGGCGCGCACACCGGTGACCGCCTACCTTCGCCTGTCCGAATCGATCGACCTGCACCGCGTCGACCCCGCCGCCATCCTGCCGCCGACCGTGGTGGTGGCCGTGGAAGGTGACCGCCTGGTGCCGCTGGCCGACCTGGTCGGCCTGGTCGAGGGGCTGGGACCGCGCGGCAGCCTGCGCGTGCTGCGTTCGCCCTACGGCCACGACGCCTTCCTCAAAGAAGCCGATCGCATCGACGCGATCCTGGCCACCGCCTTCCGCACCTCTGGAGAGTCCGCATGA
- a CDS encoding M23 family metallopeptidase, with amino-acid sequence MPRLPLTCLLLPLLASATASAGDWRQGWGLVPPPASAARAGDSEAAAPMAHLRLQPIGEQWQARVDNTLAGPLQVELRAAPGHPVDGLPVQTLIQGDGSLVVGHLPAPVNGRMLDLRLQSVPGNPAAQAEDVAYRLPFDDARPRVDQAPQGRFSHDDEENRDAVDFALPEGTLVMAAREGTVMQIQDGFRGNGQDRERDGARANFIRVLHSDGSMALYGHLQAGGMRVRRGQAVGAGQPLGLSGNSGYSSAPHLHFVVQVNRGMGLRSVPARIFTEQGQLQFARQGEADGGTGR; translated from the coding sequence ATGCCACGCCTGCCCCTGACCTGCCTGCTGCTGCCCCTGCTGGCGAGTGCGACGGCCAGCGCCGGCGACTGGCGACAGGGCTGGGGACTGGTGCCTCCTCCTGCTTCTGCCGCCCGCGCAGGCGATTCCGAGGCTGCCGCACCGATGGCCCACCTGCGCCTGCAGCCGATCGGCGAGCAATGGCAGGCCCGCGTGGACAACACCCTGGCCGGCCCGTTGCAGGTCGAGCTGCGCGCGGCCCCCGGGCACCCGGTCGACGGCCTGCCGGTGCAGACGCTGATCCAGGGTGACGGCAGCCTGGTGGTCGGCCACCTGCCCGCGCCGGTCAACGGCCGGATGCTGGACCTGCGCCTGCAGTCGGTGCCGGGCAACCCTGCCGCACAGGCCGAGGACGTGGCCTATCGCCTGCCCTTCGATGATGCGCGCCCGCGCGTAGACCAGGCCCCGCAAGGCCGGTTCAGCCACGATGACGAAGAGAACCGCGACGCGGTCGACTTCGCGCTGCCTGAAGGCACGTTGGTGATGGCCGCACGCGAGGGCACGGTGATGCAGATCCAGGATGGCTTCCGTGGCAACGGCCAGGACCGCGAACGCGATGGCGCCCGTGCCAATTTCATCCGCGTGCTGCACAGCGACGGCAGCATGGCCCTGTACGGCCACCTGCAGGCGGGCGGCATGCGCGTGCGCCGTGGCCAGGCGGTGGGAGCCGGGCAACCCCTCGGCCTGTCCGGCAACAGTGGCTACAGCAGCGCCCCACACCTGCACTTCGTGGTACAGGTCAACCGCGGCATGGGCCTGCGCTCGGTGCCGGCGCGCATCTTCACCGAACAGGGCCAGCTGCAGTTCGCCCGCCAGGGCGAGGCCGACGGTGGCACCGGGCGCTGA
- a CDS encoding peptide chain release factor 3 → MSEVANEASRRRTFAIISHPDAGKTTLTEKLLLFGGAIQMAGSVKGRKAARHATSDWMALEKERGISVTSSVMQFPYEGKIVNLLDTPGHADFGEDTYRVLTAVDSALMVIDVAKGVEERTIKLMEVCRLRDTPIMTFINKLDREGKDPIELLDEVETVLGIQCAPVTWPIGMGQRLKGVVHLLTGEVHLYEPGRNFTRQDSTIFPSIDAPGLAEKIGAQMLADLRDELELVQGASHPFDLEAYRAGKQTPVFFGSGVNNFGVQPLLDFFVEHAPSPQARSTTGREIAPEENKLTGFVFKIQANMDPQHRDRVAFMRVCSGRFSAGMKTFHVRTGKEMKLANALTFMASDREIAAEAWPGDVIGIHNHGTISIGDTFTEGEAVTFTGIPNFAPELFRRARLRDPLKLKQLQKGLAQLSEEGATQFFRPLTSNDLILGAVGVLQFDVAAYRLKDEYGVEATFEPVSVTTARWVHCSNEKKLEEFREKNALNLALDAAGHLVYLAPTRVNLQLAQERSPDVRFSATREAAHTASVG, encoded by the coding sequence ATGTCCGAAGTCGCCAACGAAGCGTCGCGTCGCCGCACCTTCGCCATCATCTCCCACCCTGACGCCGGCAAGACCACGCTGACCGAAAAGCTGCTGCTGTTCGGAGGCGCGATCCAGATGGCCGGTTCGGTCAAGGGCCGCAAGGCCGCCCGCCATGCAACGTCCGACTGGATGGCGCTGGAAAAGGAACGCGGCATCTCGGTCACCTCCTCGGTGATGCAGTTCCCCTACGAAGGCAAGATCGTCAACCTGCTCGACACCCCCGGCCATGCCGACTTCGGCGAGGACACCTACCGCGTGCTCACTGCGGTGGACTCGGCGCTGATGGTGATCGACGTGGCCAAGGGCGTGGAAGAGCGCACCATCAAGCTGATGGAAGTCTGCCGACTGCGCGACACCCCGATCATGACCTTCATCAACAAGCTCGACCGCGAGGGCAAGGACCCGATCGAGCTGCTGGATGAAGTGGAAACCGTGCTGGGCATCCAGTGCGCCCCGGTCACCTGGCCGATCGGCATGGGCCAGCGCCTGAAGGGCGTGGTGCATCTGCTCACCGGCGAAGTGCACCTGTATGAACCGGGCCGCAACTTCACCCGCCAGGACTCGACCATCTTCCCGTCCATCGATGCGCCCGGCCTGGCCGAGAAGATCGGTGCACAGATGCTGGCCGACCTGCGCGACGAACTGGAACTGGTGCAGGGCGCCAGCCACCCGTTCGACCTGGAGGCCTACCGCGCCGGTAAGCAGACCCCGGTGTTCTTCGGCTCGGGCGTGAACAACTTCGGCGTGCAGCCGCTGCTGGACTTCTTCGTCGAGCATGCGCCGTCGCCGCAGGCACGCTCCACCACCGGCCGCGAGATTGCCCCGGAAGAGAACAAGCTGACCGGCTTCGTGTTCAAGATCCAGGCCAACATGGATCCTCAGCACCGTGACCGCGTGGCGTTCATGCGCGTCTGCTCGGGCCGTTTCAGCGCCGGCATGAAGACCTTCCACGTGCGCACCGGCAAGGAAATGAAGCTGGCCAACGCGCTGACCTTCATGGCCAGCGACCGCGAGATCGCCGCCGAGGCGTGGCCAGGCGATGTGATCGGCATCCACAACCACGGGACCATCTCCATCGGCGATACCTTCACCGAAGGCGAAGCGGTCACCTTCACCGGTATTCCGAACTTCGCCCCGGAGCTGTTCCGCCGCGCACGCCTGCGCGATCCGCTCAAGCTCAAGCAGCTGCAGAAGGGCCTGGCCCAGCTGTCCGAAGAGGGCGCGACCCAGTTCTTCCGCCCGCTGACCAGCAACGACCTGATCCTGGGTGCGGTCGGTGTGCTGCAGTTCGACGTGGCCGCTTACCGCCTGAAGGACGAGTACGGCGTGGAAGCCACCTTCGAGCCGGTCAGCGTGACCACGGCGCGTTGGGTCCACTGCAGCAACGAGAAGAAGCTGGAAGAGTTCCGCGAGAAGAACGCGCTGAACCTGGCACTGGATGCGGCCGGACACCTGGTCTATCTCGCACCGACCCGGGTCAACCTGCAGTTGGCGCAGGAACGCTCGCCGGACGTGCGCTTCTCGGCCACCCGCGAAGCGGCGCATACGGCTTCGGTGGGCTGA